From a region of the Arachis ipaensis cultivar K30076 chromosome B09, Araip1.1, whole genome shotgun sequence genome:
- the LOC107619142 gene encoding uncharacterized protein At1g04910 isoform X1, producing MFVFSVKPVFSILVATLSLLILFALLSPPSSSPFSQIPLSGKPPLLGEVDIWSVRRLVEWRPCNWWLQGHQTALPLETNGYIRVDCYGGLNQMRRDFCDGVGIARLLNATLVLPKFEVASYWNESSGFADVYDVDYFIEQMNGFVKVVKQLPPEIASKEPVHVDCSKRKGQFDYIESVLPSLLEHKYISITPAASQRRDRYPLYAKAALCQACYKALRLTRSLETKASQLLDAIPKPFMSLHLRFEPDMVAYSQCQYPGLSPTSMKAIEAAQIDRKPWTGELARIWRLRGKCPLTPNETALILKSLSISPTTNIYLAAGDGLMEIEGLTDVYTNIFTKSSLLSGEDFMNMHGNTKAALDYYVSINSDSYVATYFGNMDKMVSAMRAFKGLYKTLFLSRKGFAELTSKGLEGKELMQELWKLHRDDFVNGRGSALPECFCEFKL from the exons ATGTTCGTTTTCTCAGTGAAACCTGTCTTCAGCATTCTCGTCGCCACGCTCTCACTCCTCATTCTTTTCGCACTTCTATCCCCTCcttcttcttcccctttctcCCAAATTCCTCTTTCTGGGAAACCACCACTACT AGGGGAGGTGGATATATGGAGTGTTCGGAGATTAGTAGAGTGGAGACCTTGCAATTGGTGGCTACAAGGGCATCAAACAG CTCTACCATTAGAAACCAATGGATATATCAGAGTGGATTGCTATGGGGGCCTCAATCAGATGCGAAGAGAT TTCTGTGATGGTGTGGGCATTGCTCGTCTTTTAAATGCAACCCTTGTCCTGCCAAAGTTTGAAGTGGCTTCATATTGGAATGAATCAAG TGGCTTTGCAGATGTGTATGATGTAGACTACTTCATTGAACAAATGAATGGCTTTGTCAAAGTTGTCAAACAGTTACCACCGGAGATTGCTTCAAAAGAACCTGTTCACGTGGATTGTAGCAAACGGAAAGGCCAATTTGATTATATTGAAAGTGTTCTTCCATCCCTACTAGAACATAAATACATTTCAATCACACCAGCGGCGTCTCAAAGAAGGGACAG ATACCCTTTGTATGCAAAAGCTGCTCTGTGTCAAGCTTGTTACAAGGCACTGCGTCTCACCAGATCCTTGGAAACGAAAGCCTCTCAGCTTCTGGATGCGATACCTAAACCCTTTATGTCCCTTCATCTTCGATTTGAGCCTGACATGGTTGCATACAGCCAGTGCCAGTATCCAGGGCTTTCACCTACCTCCATGAAAGCCATAGAAGCAGCTCAAATAGACCGAAAACCATGGACTGGAGAATTAGCCCGGATATGGCGGTTACGTGGGAAATGTCCTCTTACACCTAATGAGACAGCTTTAATACTTAAATCACTTTCTATCTCACCAACCACAAATATATACCTTGCAGCCGGAGATGGGTTGATGGAAATCGAAGGCTTAACAGACGTCTACACCAATATATTTACCAAGTCTAGCCTTCTTAGTGGTGAAGACTTCATGAACATGCATGGCAATACAAAAGCTGCTTTGGATTATTATGTTTCCATCAATAGTGATTCTTATGTAGCTACAtattttgggaacatggataagATGGTTTCGGCGATGAGAGCTTTCAAAGGATTGTACAAGACCCTATTCTTGAGCCGAAAAGGCTTTGCGGAGCTCACGTCGAAGGGTCTGGAGGGAAAGGAGTTGATGCAAGAACTATGGAAGCTTCACAGAGATGATTTTGTCAATGGAAGAGGCTCTGCTCTACCTGAATGTTTCTGTGAATTTAAGTTGtga
- the LOC107619142 gene encoding uncharacterized protein At1g04910 isoform X2, protein MRRDFCDGVGIARLLNATLVLPKFEVASYWNESSGFADVYDVDYFIEQMNGFVKVVKQLPPEIASKEPVHVDCSKRKGQFDYIESVLPSLLEHKYISITPAASQRRDRYPLYAKAALCQACYKALRLTRSLETKASQLLDAIPKPFMSLHLRFEPDMVAYSQCQYPGLSPTSMKAIEAAQIDRKPWTGELARIWRLRGKCPLTPNETALILKSLSISPTTNIYLAAGDGLMEIEGLTDVYTNIFTKSSLLSGEDFMNMHGNTKAALDYYVSINSDSYVATYFGNMDKMVSAMRAFKGLYKTLFLSRKGFAELTSKGLEGKELMQELWKLHRDDFVNGRGSALPECFCEFKL, encoded by the exons ATGCGAAGAGAT TTCTGTGATGGTGTGGGCATTGCTCGTCTTTTAAATGCAACCCTTGTCCTGCCAAAGTTTGAAGTGGCTTCATATTGGAATGAATCAAG TGGCTTTGCAGATGTGTATGATGTAGACTACTTCATTGAACAAATGAATGGCTTTGTCAAAGTTGTCAAACAGTTACCACCGGAGATTGCTTCAAAAGAACCTGTTCACGTGGATTGTAGCAAACGGAAAGGCCAATTTGATTATATTGAAAGTGTTCTTCCATCCCTACTAGAACATAAATACATTTCAATCACACCAGCGGCGTCTCAAAGAAGGGACAG ATACCCTTTGTATGCAAAAGCTGCTCTGTGTCAAGCTTGTTACAAGGCACTGCGTCTCACCAGATCCTTGGAAACGAAAGCCTCTCAGCTTCTGGATGCGATACCTAAACCCTTTATGTCCCTTCATCTTCGATTTGAGCCTGACATGGTTGCATACAGCCAGTGCCAGTATCCAGGGCTTTCACCTACCTCCATGAAAGCCATAGAAGCAGCTCAAATAGACCGAAAACCATGGACTGGAGAATTAGCCCGGATATGGCGGTTACGTGGGAAATGTCCTCTTACACCTAATGAGACAGCTTTAATACTTAAATCACTTTCTATCTCACCAACCACAAATATATACCTTGCAGCCGGAGATGGGTTGATGGAAATCGAAGGCTTAACAGACGTCTACACCAATATATTTACCAAGTCTAGCCTTCTTAGTGGTGAAGACTTCATGAACATGCATGGCAATACAAAAGCTGCTTTGGATTATTATGTTTCCATCAATAGTGATTCTTATGTAGCTACAtattttgggaacatggataagATGGTTTCGGCGATGAGAGCTTTCAAAGGATTGTACAAGACCCTATTCTTGAGCCGAAAAGGCTTTGCGGAGCTCACGTCGAAGGGTCTGGAGGGAAAGGAGTTGATGCAAGAACTATGGAAGCTTCACAGAGATGATTTTGTCAATGGAAGAGGCTCTGCTCTACCTGAATGTTTCTGTGAATTTAAGTTGtga
- the LOC107614669 gene encoding uncharacterized protein LOC107614669, with amino-acid sequence MKLGVEGAKRVKKFFYRIPVTVLQDTVKYDCFTIGGSNRNTTTVATAAGSSSRPAVASSSVPVYETAVQPVASPSFAVDLNDGVGDVVGSFDVPPNGLQGVPPVGVGDGLLDDAEADDVEPDMIEDDSGDDVGPSEPALAVGGSSSGTQQYPPYFSSLDLDAMRQEGVSGIRRGVQYKVVESDHRRYVGKCSEFGNGCTWLIRLSLRQRKGIWEVKRYNGPHTCLATSISSDHRSLDYHVISAFIMPMVRADASVSIKVRNVSVIEDHALLPPHAPDASLRLRKK; translated from the exons ATGAAACTCGGTGtggaaggtgcgaagcgggttaagaagtttttctatcgcattccagtcACGGTCCTGCAGGATActgtgaagtatgattgtttcacgattg ggggttcgaaccggaatactaCGACTGTAGCCACGGCAGCCGGTTCCAGTTCCAggcctgccgttgcttcttcgTCCGTCCCTGTGTACGAGACAGCGGTCCAACCGGTCGCCTCCCCGTCTTTTGCTGTTGATCTCAATGACGGAGTAGGCGACGTGGTAGGATCATTTGATGTTCCGCCGAACGGTTTACAGGGCGTTCCACCAGTGGGCGTCGGAGACGGATTGTTGGATGATGCAGAGGCGGACgacgtcgagccggatatgattgagGATGACAGCGGCGACGATGTCGGACCGAGTGAGCCTGCATTGGCGGTCGGTGGTtctagttctggcacacagcagtatccaccatATTTTTCCTCTTTGGACCTGGACGCCATGAGGCAGGAGGGTGTTTCAGG catccggcgaggggtacagtacaaggtagtggaGTCTGATCATCGCCgttatgtgggcaagtgttctgagtttgggaatgggtgcacctGGTTGATTCGACTGAGCCTCAggcagcgcaagggcatttgggaggttaaacggtacaatggacctcacACTTGTCTTGCGACCTCCATCTCGAGTGACCACAGGAgcttggattatcatgtgatttcggcgttcattatgccaatggtcaGGGCCGATGCATCCGTCAGCATaaag GTACGGAACGTATCTGTCATCGAGGaccatgccctgctgccgccgcatgctcctgatgcatcgctgaGGCTGCGGAAGAAATGA
- the LOC107618309 gene encoding phospholipase D alpha 1 produces MAMIMLHGTLHATIYEVDTISGASGGNLFTMIRQNIEETVGIGKGAPKIYATVDLEKARVGRTRKILNDHNPKWNESFHIYCAHTASNIIFTVKDDNPIGATLIGRAYVPVEEVLQGEEIDKWVEILDVNKKPVQGDSKIHVRLQYFDIRKDRCWGRGIRSPKFPGVPYTFFAQRQGCRVSLYQDAHVPENFIPKIPLAGGKTYEPHRCWEDIFDAITNAKHLIYITGWSVYTEISLVRDSRRPKAGGDSTLGELLKKKASEGVKVLMLVWDDRTSVGLLKKDGLMATHDEETAQFFSNTQVNCCLCPRNPDDGGSIVQSFQISTMFTHHQKIVVVDSEMPGKGSHMRRLVSFVGGIDLCDGRYDTAFHSLFRTLDTAHHDDFHQPNFPGADISKGGPREPWHDIHCRLEGPVAWDVLFNFEQRWRRQGGKDVLLHMRELENSIVPPSPVMFPEDHETWNVQLFRSIDGGAAFGFPDSPEEAAKVGLVSGKDNIIDRSIQDAYIHAIRRAKNFIYIENQYFLGSSYNWKPEDIKPEDIGALHLIPRELSLKIVSKIEAGERFAVYVVVPMWPEGVPESSSVQAILDWQRRTMEMMYKDITEALQAKGIEDDPRNYLTFFCLGNREVKKDGEYQPSQKPEPGSDYENAQKARRFMIYVHTKMMIVDDEYIIIGSANINQRSMDGARDSEIAMGGYQPYHLATRQPARGQIHGFRMALWYEHLGMLHDSFLRPESKECISRVNKVADQYWDLFSKESLEHDLPGHLLRYPISVASEGHITTLPGFECFPDTKARILGAKADYLPPILTT; encoded by the exons ATGGCAATGATTATGCTTCATGGGACTCTCCATGCTACAATTTACGAAGTCGATACGATCAGTGGTGCCTCGGGTGGAAATCTTTTTACCAtg ATCAGGCAAAATATTGAGGAGACTGTTGGTATTGGAAAGGGAGCTCCAAAAATCTATGCAACTGTTGATTTAGAGAAAGCAAGAGTGGGAAGGACTAGGAAAATACTGAATGATCATAATCCAAAATGGAATGAGTCTTTTCACATTTACTGTGCCCATACAGCTTCAAATATCATATTCACTGTGAAAGATGATAATCCTATTGGGGCGACATTGATTGGAAGAGCATATGTGCCTGTGGAGGAGGTCTTGCAGGGTGAGGAGATTGATAAATGGGTTGAAATCTTGGATGTGAACAAAAAACCAGTACAAGGTGATTCAAAGATCCATGTGAGGCTGCAATATTTTGATATCAGGAAAGATCGATGCTGGGGTCGAGGCATTAGGAGTCCTAAGTTTCCTGGAGTTCCCTATACCTTCTTTGCACAAAGACAAGGATGCAGGGTATCTCTGTATCAAGATGCTCATGTGCCTGAAAACTTTATCCCTAAGATTCCACTTGCTGGAGGGAAGACTTATGAGCCTCACAGGTGCTGGGAGGATATTTTTGATGCAATCACAAATGCAAAACACTTGATATACATTACTGGTTGGTCTGTTTATACCGAGATTTCCTTGGTAAGGGATTCTAGGAGGCCAAAGGCCGGTGGAGATTCAACACTCGGCGAGCTTCTTAAGAAGAAGGCAAGTGAAGGTGTTAAGGTGTTGATGCTTGTTTGGGACGATAGAACATCGGTTGGTTTGTTGAAAAAAGATGGATTGATGGCTACTCATGATGAAGAAACAGCACAGTTCTTCTCTAACACTCAAGTAAACTGTTGTTTATGCCCCCGAAATCCTGATGATGGAGGTAGCATTGTTCAGAGTTTCCAAATTTCTACCATGTTTACTCATCACCAGAAGATTGTTGTTGTGGACAGTGAGATGCCGGGTAAAGGATCACATATGCGAAGGCTTGTGAGTTTTGTTGGGGGTATTGATCTTTGTGATGGAAGATATGATACAGCATTCCACTCACTCTTCAGAACCTTAGACACAGCACACCATGATGATTTTCATCAACCTAACTTTCCTGGTGCTGATATCTCAAAAGGCGGTCCTAGGGAGCCTTGGCATGATATCCACTGCCGGCTCGAAGGGCCGGTAGCTTGGGATGTTCTGTTTAACTTTGAGCAGAGATGGAGGAGGCAAGGTGGAAAGGATGTACTTCTCCATATGAGAGAGCTCGAAAATTCCATTGTTCCCCCTTCCCCTGTGATGTTTCCTGAAGATCATGAGACATGGAATGTTCAGTTATTCAGATCAATTGATGGTGGTGCTGCTTTCGGTTTCCCTGATAGTCCTGAAGAGGCTGCCAAAGTAGGCCTTGTTAGTGGCAAGGATAACATCATAGACCGTAGTATTCAAGATGCTTATATCCATGCCATTCGCCGTGCCAAGAACTTCATCTATATCGAAAATCAGTACTTCCTTGGAAGCTCTTATAACTGGAAGCCTGAGGATATTAAGCCTGAAGATATTGGTGCTTTGCATCTAATTCCAAGGGAGCTTTCCCTTAAGATTGTTAGTAAGATTGAAGCCGGGGAACGATTTGCTGTGTATGTTGTGGTCCCAATGTGGCCGGAAGGTGTGCCGGAGAGTTCATCAGTTCAGGCTATATTGGACTGGCAAAGAAGGACAATGGAGATGATGTACAAGGACATTACTGAGGCTCTCCAAGCCAAGGGTATTGAGGACGATCCTCGGAACTATTTGACATTCTTCTGCCTTGGTAATCGCGAGGTGAAGAAGGATGGAGAGTATCAGCCTTCTCAAAAACCAGAGCCTGGTTCGGATTATGAGAACGCCCAAAAGGCGCGCCGCTTCATGATTTATGTTCATACCAAGATGATGATTG TTGATGATGAATACATCATTATCGGATCAGCCAACATCAACCAAAGATCAATGGACGGCGCGAGGGACTCCGAAATTGCCATGGGAGGTTACCAGCCTTACCACTTGGCAACCAGGCAGCCGGCGCGTGGCCAGATCCATGGTTTCCGAATGGCATTGTGGTATGAACACCTTGGTATGCTTCATGACTCATTCCTGAGGCCAGAAAGCAAAGAATGTATCAGCAGGGTGAACAAAGTTGCTGATCAGTATTGGGATCTCTTCTCTAAGGAGTCACTTGAGCATGACCTTCCTGGCCACCTGCTCCGGTACCCGATCAGCGTTGCCAGTGAGGGACACATCACAACTCTTCCGGGATTCGAATGCTTCCCAGACACGAAAGCGCGAATTCTTGGCGCCAAAGCAGATTACCTTCCCCCTATCCTTACTACTTAG
- the LOC107618047 gene encoding DEAD-box ATP-dependent RNA helicase 56 isoform X1, whose protein sequence is MLEPKRSVEHHRVIFVITVVAGCYIFSVPFLLFLLSSLCCFSLKPRSRVLFHFNSLQTLNSQIYAIAQRMGELKDTEAYEEELIDYEEEDEKAPDSAKPAAESGKKGYVGIHSSGFRDFLLKPELLRAIVDSGFEHPSEVQHECIPQAILGMDVICQAKSGMGKTAVFVLSTLQQIDPLPGQVAALVLCHTRELAYQICHEFERFSTYLPDIKVAVFYGGVNIKVHKELLKNECPHIVVGTPGRILALTRDKDLGLKNVRHFILDECDKMLESLDMRRDVQEIFKLTPHEKQVMMFSATLSKEIRPVCKKFMQDPMEIYVDDEAKLTLHGLVQHYIKLQESEKNRKLNDLLDALDFNQVVIFVKSVSRAAELNKLLVECNFPSICIHSGMSQEERLKRYKGFKEGRQRILVATDLVGRGIDIERVNIVINYDMPDSADTYLHRVGRAGRFGTKGLAITFVSSTADSEVLNQVQSRFEVDIKELPEQIDTSTYMPN, encoded by the exons ATGCTGGAGCCTAAAAGGAGTGTGGAGCATCACAGGGTCATTTTCGTAATAACGGTGGTTGCTGGGTGCTATATCTTCTCCGttcctttccttctttttcttctctcctctctctgtTGCTTCTCTCTAAAACCCAGATCTAGGGTTTTGTTTCACTTCAATTCGCTTCAAACTTTAAATTCCCAAATCTACGCAATAGCTCAAAG GATGGGCGAATTGAAGGATACCGAGGCTTACGAGGAAGAGCTCATCGACtacgaagaagaagatgaaaaagccCCCGATTCTGCAAAACCTGCTGCTGAATCCGGCAAGAA GGGATATGTTGGCATCCATAGCTCAGGATTCCGAGACTTCCTGTTGAAACCTGAGCTTCTTCGAGCTATTGTCGATTCAGGATTCGAGCATCCATCCGAAG TGCAACACGAGTGCATCCCTCAAGCAATTTTAGGAATGGATGTCATTTGTCAAGCAAAATCTGGGATGGGAAAAACTGCAGTTTTTGTTCTTTCAACACTTCAGCAAATCGATCCTCTTCCTGGTCAAGTTGCAGCTCTTGTTCTTTGCCATACGAGAGAGCTAGCTTATCAG ATTTGCCATGAATTTGAAAGGTTCAGCACATATCTTCCTGATATCAAAGTTGCTGTTTTCTATGGGGGTGTCAATATTAAGGTTCACAAAGAATTGCTTAAGAATGAATGTCCTCATATTGTGGTTGGAACACCTGGGAGGATTCTTGCCCTGACTAGAGATAAGGACCTTGGCTTAAAGAATGTGAGGCATTTTATTCTTGATGAGTGTGACAAGATGCTTGAATCACTTG ACATGAGGAGAGATGTGCAAGAGATTTTCAAATTGACTCCCCATGAAAAGCAAGTCATGATGTTTTCTGCTACACTCAGCAAAGAGATCCGACCTGTTTGCAAGAAATTTATGCAAGAT CCAATGGAAATTTATGTGGATGATGAGGCCAAGTTAACACTTCATGGTCTTGTTCAG CACTATATCAAATTGCAAGAATCGGAGAAGAATCGTAAGTTGAATGATCTTCTTGATGCTCTGGACTTCAACCAAGTTGTTATTTTTGTAAAAAGTGTTAGCAGAGCTGCAGAGTTGAACAAGTTGCTTGTGGAGTGCAACTTCCCTTCAATATGTATACATTCTGGAATGTCACAGGAAGAAAG GTTGAAACGATACAAAGGCTTCAAAGAAGGGAGGCAAAGGATTCTTGTTGCAACAGACTTAGTAGGAAGGGGTATCGACATAGAACGGGTTAACATAGTTATCAACTATGACATGCCTGATTCTGCTGACACTTACCTGCACAGG GTAGGAAGAGCTGGTAGATTTGGCACCAAGGGGCTTGCAATTACTTTTGTCTCTTCAACAGCTGACTCTGAAGTTCTTAATCAG GTGCAATCAAGGTTTGAAGTTGATATAAAGGAGCTTCCAGAACAAATTGACACCTCCACATATA TGCCAAACTGA
- the LOC107618310 gene encoding signal peptidase complex catalytic subunit SEC11A: protein MGWIGETMDSIKSIQIRQLLTQAVSLGMIVTSALIIWKALMCITGSESPVVVVLSGSMEPGFKRGDILFLHMSKDPIRAGEIVVFNVDGREIPIVHRVIKVHERQDGEVDILTKGDNNYGDDRLLYAQGQLWLQRHHIMGRAVGFLPYVGWVTIIMTEKPIIKYILIGALGLLVITSKD, encoded by the exons ATGGGTTGGATCGGTGAGACTATGGATTCCATCAAATCCATTCAGATCCGTCAGCTCCTCACTCAAGCTGTTAGCCTTG GTATGATTGTTACATCTGCACTGATAATATGGAAGGCATTGATGTGCATAACTGGAAGCGAATctcctgttgttgttgttctttctGGAAGCATGGAACCAGGATTTAAGCGG GGTGACATATTATTTTTGCACATGAGTAAAGATCCAATTCGTGCAGGGGAGATTGTTGTGTTTAATGTGGAT GGCCGTGAGATCCCTATTGTTCACCGTGTAATTAAG GTTCATGAAAGGCAAGATGGCGAGGTTGATATTCTCACAAAAG GTGACAACAATTATGGCGATGACAGGCTACTCTATGCCCAAGGTCAGCTTTGGCTGCAAAGACACCACATTATGGGTAGAGCCGTCGG GTTCTTACCTTATGTCGGTTGGGTAACGATTATTATGACCGAGAAACCTATCATCAAG TATATTCTGATTGGTGCATTGGGTTTGCTGGTGATAACTTCAAAAGATTAA
- the LOC107618047 gene encoding DEAD-box ATP-dependent RNA helicase 56 isoform X2 produces the protein MDVICQAKSGMGKTAVFVLSTLQQIDPLPGQVAALVLCHTRELAYQICHEFERFSTYLPDIKVAVFYGGVNIKVHKELLKNECPHIVVGTPGRILALTRDKDLGLKNVRHFILDECDKMLESLDMRRDVQEIFKLTPHEKQVMMFSATLSKEIRPVCKKFMQDPMEIYVDDEAKLTLHGLVQHYIKLQESEKNRKLNDLLDALDFNQVVIFVKSVSRAAELNKLLVECNFPSICIHSGMSQEERLKRYKGFKEGRQRILVATDLVGRGIDIERVNIVINYDMPDSADTYLHRVGRAGRFGTKGLAITFVSSTADSEVLNQVQSRFEVDIKELPEQIDTSTYMPN, from the exons ATGGATGTCATTTGTCAAGCAAAATCTGGGATGGGAAAAACTGCAGTTTTTGTTCTTTCAACACTTCAGCAAATCGATCCTCTTCCTGGTCAAGTTGCAGCTCTTGTTCTTTGCCATACGAGAGAGCTAGCTTATCAG ATTTGCCATGAATTTGAAAGGTTCAGCACATATCTTCCTGATATCAAAGTTGCTGTTTTCTATGGGGGTGTCAATATTAAGGTTCACAAAGAATTGCTTAAGAATGAATGTCCTCATATTGTGGTTGGAACACCTGGGAGGATTCTTGCCCTGACTAGAGATAAGGACCTTGGCTTAAAGAATGTGAGGCATTTTATTCTTGATGAGTGTGACAAGATGCTTGAATCACTTG ACATGAGGAGAGATGTGCAAGAGATTTTCAAATTGACTCCCCATGAAAAGCAAGTCATGATGTTTTCTGCTACACTCAGCAAAGAGATCCGACCTGTTTGCAAGAAATTTATGCAAGAT CCAATGGAAATTTATGTGGATGATGAGGCCAAGTTAACACTTCATGGTCTTGTTCAG CACTATATCAAATTGCAAGAATCGGAGAAGAATCGTAAGTTGAATGATCTTCTTGATGCTCTGGACTTCAACCAAGTTGTTATTTTTGTAAAAAGTGTTAGCAGAGCTGCAGAGTTGAACAAGTTGCTTGTGGAGTGCAACTTCCCTTCAATATGTATACATTCTGGAATGTCACAGGAAGAAAG GTTGAAACGATACAAAGGCTTCAAAGAAGGGAGGCAAAGGATTCTTGTTGCAACAGACTTAGTAGGAAGGGGTATCGACATAGAACGGGTTAACATAGTTATCAACTATGACATGCCTGATTCTGCTGACACTTACCTGCACAGG GTAGGAAGAGCTGGTAGATTTGGCACCAAGGGGCTTGCAATTACTTTTGTCTCTTCAACAGCTGACTCTGAAGTTCTTAATCAG GTGCAATCAAGGTTTGAAGTTGATATAAAGGAGCTTCCAGAACAAATTGACACCTCCACATATA TGCCAAACTGA